A single Bacillus sp. OxB-1 DNA region contains:
- a CDS encoding general stress protein — MTVKKTVENAVQAKQEIENLVTQGYTHDDIYIFAHDKKRGDDITEALDTEKVGLSEQGFLDSMKNMFSSRGDELRSKMEAAGLTEQEAADAEKELDQGKLVLIAKK; from the coding sequence ATGACTGTTAAAAAAACTGTGGAAAATGCAGTACAAGCAAAGCAGGAAATCGAAAACTTGGTAACACAAGGATACACCCACGATGATATTTATATTTTTGCCCATGATAAAAAACGAGGCGACGATATTACGGAAGCACTGGACACCGAGAAAGTCGGCTTGTCGGAACAAGGCTTTCTCGATAGCATGAAAAACATGTTTTCTTCCCGAGGCGACGAATTACGTAGCAAAATGGAAGCGGCCGGCTTGACCGAACAGGAAGCGGCAGATGCCGAAAAAGAACTCGACCAAGGGAAGCTTGTCTTGATTGCGAAAAAATAA
- a CDS encoding PF20097 family protein, whose amino-acid sequence MNEGNCPDCGNGMIRGYIHCGNRLAWVPKVSKWSVEPNFNEGAVLLSGQNRFSINHVNAYSCETCKKVIIDYSAQVN is encoded by the coding sequence TTGAATGAAGGAAATTGCCCGGATTGCGGGAACGGCATGATAAGAGGTTATATTCACTGCGGAAACCGGCTCGCCTGGGTGCCAAAAGTGTCAAAATGGAGTGTTGAACCTAATTTTAATGAGGGGGCCGTCCTTCTGTCGGGCCAGAACCGTTTTTCTATCAACCATGTCAACGCATATTCATGCGAAACGTGTAAAAAGGTTATCATCGATTATTCAGCACAAGTCAATTAA
- the rlmN gene encoding 23S rRNA (adenine(2503)-C(2))-methyltransferase RlmN — protein sequence MKKSIYGLTLDQLTEWLVEHGQKKFRAAQVWDWLYKKRITDFTDMKNINKDCIQLLDEHFVIETLELAVKQESADGTIKFLFKMQDGNLIETVLMTFPYGHSVCVTTQVGCNIGCSFCASGLLKKNRDLDAGEIVGQIMKVQQHLDTKNNDERVSHIVVMGIGEPFDNYTNLMNFLRVVNDQKGLSIGARHITVSTSGLTPKIREFANENIQINLAVSLHAPNNDLRTRIMKINKAYPIEKLMEAIDYYLETTNRRITFEYILLQDVNDHVAEAQQLAKLLENKRHLSYVNLIPYNPVDEHGQYKRSKPEAIKAFYETLKKKGINCGVRLEQGTDIDAACGQLRSKQIKKEKVK from the coding sequence ATGAAAAAATCGATATATGGATTGACGCTCGACCAATTGACCGAGTGGCTTGTAGAGCATGGACAGAAAAAATTTCGGGCCGCCCAAGTATGGGATTGGCTTTATAAAAAGCGCATCACGGATTTTACGGATATGAAAAACATCAATAAAGACTGCATCCAATTATTGGACGAGCATTTTGTCATTGAGACGCTGGAACTGGCCGTCAAACAGGAGTCGGCTGACGGAACGATCAAGTTCCTCTTTAAAATGCAGGACGGCAACTTGATTGAAACAGTGCTGATGACTTTTCCGTATGGCCATTCCGTCTGTGTCACGACACAAGTCGGCTGCAACATCGGATGCAGTTTCTGCGCTAGCGGTTTATTGAAGAAGAATCGCGATCTGGATGCAGGGGAAATCGTTGGTCAGATCATGAAAGTCCAACAGCATCTGGACACCAAAAATAACGACGAACGGGTCAGCCATATCGTCGTGATGGGAATCGGTGAACCGTTTGATAACTATACGAACCTGATGAATTTCCTCCGGGTCGTCAACGATCAAAAAGGACTTTCCATCGGGGCCCGTCATATTACCGTTTCAACGAGCGGCTTGACGCCGAAAATCCGGGAGTTCGCGAATGAAAACATCCAGATCAATCTGGCCGTTTCGCTCCACGCGCCGAATAACGACTTGCGTACTCGCATCATGAAGATCAACAAAGCCTATCCGATCGAGAAGCTCATGGAAGCGATCGATTATTACTTAGAAACGACAAACCGGCGGATCACATTCGAATATATTCTACTGCAAGATGTCAACGATCACGTTGCGGAAGCCCAACAATTGGCCAAGTTATTGGAAAACAAGCGTCATCTGTCATATGTCAACCTGATTCCCTATAATCCGGTCGACGAACACGGGCAGTACAAACGCAGTAAACCGGAAGCAATCAAAGCGTTTTACGAAACGTTGAAAAAGAAAGGGATCAACTGCGGCGTCCGGTTGGAGCAAGGCACCGACATCGACGCGGCATGCGGACAGTTGAGAAGTAAGCAAATAAAAAAAGAAAAAGTGAAATAA
- the hisC gene encoding histidinol-phosphate transaminase: MTKYWSSMVKRTDPYVPGEQINQKDIIKLNTNENPYPPSPKVLAAIQAEMQQTLQLYPSPTADGLREAIANQNGISKEEVFVGNGSDEVLAFSFMAFFEPGKVIRFPDISYSFYPVYAKIFDISYDEVPVNDDFTLPIEQFYGAEGGVILPNPNAPTSLYAELEDIERIVKNNPDHVVIIDEAYIDFATESAVALIRKYDNLLVVQTTSKSRSLAGLRVGLAMGNPSLIEALIRIKDSFNSYTIDRLAMAGATAAFEDVTYFEETVGKIVATREKTARALGQLGFTILPSQANFVFARHETAAAETLYNQLKEAGILVRYFNKPQIDNYLRITIGTDAQMEKLLETLKQLV, encoded by the coding sequence ATGACTAAATATTGGAGCAGCATGGTAAAACGGACGGATCCGTATGTCCCTGGCGAGCAGATTAATCAGAAAGATATCATTAAGCTGAACACGAATGAAAATCCATATCCGCCAAGTCCAAAAGTGCTAGCTGCGATTCAGGCGGAAATGCAGCAGACATTGCAATTGTATCCTTCGCCGACAGCGGACGGACTACGGGAAGCGATCGCCAACCAGAACGGCATTTCTAAAGAGGAAGTGTTTGTCGGAAACGGGTCTGATGAAGTATTGGCCTTCTCATTCATGGCGTTTTTCGAACCCGGAAAAGTGATCCGGTTCCCGGACATCTCGTACAGTTTTTATCCGGTCTATGCAAAGATTTTCGATATTTCGTATGATGAAGTTCCGGTGAATGATGATTTCACTTTGCCGATCGAGCAGTTTTACGGGGCGGAGGGCGGTGTCATTTTGCCGAATCCGAATGCGCCGACGAGCTTGTATGCAGAACTGGAAGACATCGAGCGGATTGTGAAAAACAATCCTGATCATGTCGTCATCATTGACGAAGCGTATATCGATTTTGCGACGGAGTCTGCGGTCGCGTTGATTCGGAAATATGATAATCTGCTCGTCGTCCAGACGACTTCCAAATCCCGTTCTTTGGCAGGATTGCGTGTCGGATTAGCGATGGGGAATCCGTCCCTGATTGAAGCGCTGATCCGGATCAAAGATTCATTCAATTCGTACACGATCGACCGGTTGGCGATGGCGGGGGCGACTGCTGCTTTTGAAGACGTAACGTACTTCGAGGAAACAGTCGGGAAAATCGTAGCGACCCGGGAAAAGACAGCACGCGCACTCGGACAGCTCGGCTTTACCATCCTGCCATCCCAGGCGAACTTCGTATTCGCTCGCCATGAGACCGCAGCAGCAGAAACACTCTACAACCAGTTGAAAGAAGCCGGAATCCTCGTCCGGTATTTCAATAAACCGCAGATCGACAACTATTTGCGTATCACGATCGGAACCGATGCACAAATGGAAAAGTTGTTGGAAACATTGAAACAGTTGGTTTGA
- the hisIE gene encoding bifunctional phosphoribosyl-AMP cyclohydrolase/phosphoribosyl-ATP diphosphatase HisIE, whose protein sequence is MTMTFDSNSLKFDENGLIPAIVQDEQSGNVLMLAYMNKEALQKTLETKETWFFSRSRQELWNKGATSGNKQTVKRLSFDCDQDTILVQVVPQGPACHTGETSCFYTTVFEEEPSIREVVYEVADEIRERKANPVEGSYTSYLFHEGLDKVLKKVGEESTEVVIGAKNHDKEEVTNELADLVYHSLVMMEILDVTIEDVKTILRKRRPKKEVLRND, encoded by the coding sequence CTGACGATGACCTTTGATAGTAATTCTCTGAAATTTGATGAAAACGGATTGATTCCGGCAATTGTGCAGGACGAACAGTCGGGAAATGTCCTCATGCTTGCATATATGAATAAAGAAGCGCTGCAAAAGACATTAGAAACGAAAGAAACTTGGTTCTTTAGCCGATCAAGACAGGAACTGTGGAATAAAGGCGCCACTTCGGGCAATAAACAGACGGTGAAACGGCTCTCATTTGATTGTGATCAAGATACGATTTTGGTCCAAGTCGTTCCGCAAGGGCCTGCCTGCCATACGGGCGAGACCAGTTGCTTCTATACGACCGTCTTCGAAGAAGAGCCGTCCATCCGGGAAGTGGTATATGAAGTGGCGGACGAAATCCGCGAGCGAAAAGCGAATCCGGTGGAAGGTTCCTACACTTCGTATCTGTTCCATGAAGGACTAGACAAAGTGTTGAAAAAGGTCGGAGAAGAGTCGACGGAAGTGGTAATTGGGGCGAAGAATCATGACAAGGAAGAAGTGACGAATGAGCTGGCTGATTTGGTGTACCACTCCCTCGTCATGATGGAAATTTTGGACGTGACAATTGAAGATGTGAAGACGATTTTGCGAAAGCGGCGTCCGAAAAAAGAAGTGCTGCGCAATGACTAA
- the hisF gene encoding imidazole glycerol phosphate synthase subunit HisF, with protein MTKKKIIACLDVDNRKVVKGKKFLDVQEVADPLTLAKQYVADGVDELVFYDISASTKNRGMFLDLIEEIAKEVPVPFVVGGGIRTIEDVEKILSIGGDKVSINSAALKDPSIIEEAAKKFGSERVMLSMDVSEVAPGKWNVFAKAGMEDTGIDAIEWAKKGEQLGAGELVVNCIDQDGVKDGYNLELNRAMAEAVDIPIIASGGAGKPEHFRDVLTEGKADVALAASVFHFGDINIRELKNYLDEQNIPVRND; from the coding sequence ATGACAAAGAAGAAGATCATTGCCTGTCTGGATGTCGATAACCGCAAAGTCGTAAAAGGGAAGAAATTTCTGGACGTGCAAGAAGTGGCCGATCCGCTAACCTTGGCAAAACAATACGTTGCAGATGGTGTGGACGAGCTGGTGTTTTACGACATTTCCGCTTCGACGAAAAACCGTGGCATGTTCTTGGACTTGATTGAAGAAATTGCGAAAGAAGTACCCGTGCCATTTGTCGTCGGCGGCGGTATCCGGACGATCGAAGATGTGGAGAAAATCTTAAGCATCGGCGGCGATAAAGTGTCTATAAATAGCGCAGCTCTGAAAGATCCATCCATTATTGAAGAAGCCGCGAAGAAATTCGGCTCGGAACGTGTCATGTTGTCAATGGACGTCAGCGAAGTCGCGCCGGGCAAATGGAATGTGTTTGCAAAAGCGGGCATGGAAGACACGGGCATCGATGCGATCGAGTGGGCGAAGAAGGGCGAACAGCTTGGAGCCGGAGAACTCGTCGTCAACTGCATCGACCAGGACGGTGTCAAGGATGGCTATAACCTGGAATTGAATCGAGCGATGGCGGAAGCGGTCGATATTCCCATCATTGCGAGCGGTGGCGCCGGGAAGCCGGAACATTTCCGTGATGTATTGACGGAAGGGAAAGCCGACGTTGCCCTGGCCGCTTCGGTATTCCACTTCGGGGACATCAACATCCGCGAATTGAAAAACTACTTGGATGAACAAAATATACCGGTTAGGAATGACTGA
- the hisA gene encoding 1-(5-phosphoribosyl)-5-[(5-phosphoribosylamino)methylideneamino]imidazole-4-carboxamide isomerase → MILFPAIDIRGGKCVRLIQGDYDQEVVYNDSPTEMAKEWQRQGAEFIHVVDLDGAKTGDSLNREAIEEIAKSVEVPVQVGGGIRSMEIVDSHIANGVSRVIIGTAAIQDKQFLKEAVEKYGSKIAVSIDARNGFVATDGWTETSEVKAVDLLAELVEIGVETVVYTDIAKDGMLQGPNFQELDVMNNASTIDIIASGGVSTEEDIRKLREMNMYGAIIGKALYEGKLSLEKVLEESK, encoded by the coding sequence ATGATTTTATTTCCAGCGATTGATATTCGGGGCGGAAAGTGTGTCCGTCTGATCCAAGGGGATTATGACCAGGAAGTGGTATATAACGACTCGCCGACCGAGATGGCGAAAGAGTGGCAACGGCAAGGGGCGGAATTTATTCACGTCGTCGATCTGGACGGCGCGAAAACAGGGGACTCGCTGAACCGCGAAGCGATTGAAGAAATTGCGAAGTCCGTCGAGGTGCCCGTGCAAGTGGGGGGCGGCATCCGCTCAATGGAAATTGTCGATTCCCATATTGCGAACGGAGTGAGCCGGGTCATCATTGGCACAGCGGCCATTCAGGACAAACAGTTCTTGAAAGAAGCGGTGGAGAAATACGGTTCGAAAATTGCCGTCTCCATTGACGCACGGAATGGATTTGTCGCAACGGATGGCTGGACGGAGACGAGCGAAGTGAAGGCGGTTGATTTGCTGGCGGAGCTTGTCGAAATCGGCGTGGAAACGGTTGTCTATACCGATATCGCCAAGGACGGCATGTTGCAAGGTCCGAATTTCCAGGAGTTGGACGTCATGAACAATGCGTCCACCATCGACATCATCGCGTCCGGAGGCGTATCGACGGAAGAAGATATCCGGAAGCTGCGAGAAATGAATATGTACGGTGCGATTATCGGAAAGGCTTTATATGAAGGCAAACTATCCTTGGAGAAAGTACTGGAGGAGTCCAAATGA
- the hisB gene encoding imidazoleglycerol-phosphate dehydratase HisB, whose translation MRSKTISRETAETSIDMEFAIDGTGKTVIDTGVGFLDHMLTLFTKHGRFDLDVKCNGDIEVDQHHSVEDIGIVLGQAFNASIGTKEGIERYAQAAVPMDEALSTVTIDISGRSFLVFNVEGMKDKVGNFDTELVEEFFHAFTSHAKVTLHINLDYGKNTHHIIESIFKGFGRALRMASAVNPDVKGIPSTKGLL comes from the coding sequence ATGAGAAGTAAAACGATTTCCCGCGAAACAGCGGAAACATCAATCGATATGGAATTTGCAATCGACGGCACCGGCAAGACGGTCATCGACACGGGTGTCGGCTTTCTCGACCATATGCTCACTTTATTCACAAAGCATGGACGGTTTGACTTGGATGTCAAATGCAACGGCGATATTGAAGTGGACCAGCATCACTCGGTCGAGGACATCGGCATCGTGCTCGGCCAAGCCTTTAACGCGAGCATCGGGACGAAGGAAGGAATTGAACGCTATGCCCAAGCCGCCGTTCCGATGGATGAAGCCCTTTCCACGGTCACGATCGACATCAGCGGCCGTTCCTTCCTTGTCTTCAATGTGGAAGGGATGAAGGATAAAGTGGGCAACTTCGATACGGAATTGGTGGAAGAGTTCTTCCATGCGTTCACAAGCCATGCCAAGGTGACCTTACATATCAATTTGGACTATGGAAAAAACACGCACCATATCATCGAATCCATTTTCAAAGGATTCGGACGGGCGTTGCGCATGGCCAGCGCCGTCAATCCAGACGTCAAGGGGATTCCGTCTACAAAGGGTTTATTATAA
- the hisD gene encoding histidinol dehydrogenase, which yields MKIVSWQEFESEKRDSGEQVDLEFDRAVLAIIDQVRENGDQALREYTERYDRVELKDFAVSEEEFAEARELVADDFVSALQNAKQRIAAYHEVQKERSWFINQENGVMLGQKVTPLDSVGIYVPGGKAAYPSTVLMNAIPAKIAGVGRIAMVTPPQSDGKVNPHVLAAAELAGVDVVYKVGGAQAIAALAYGTETIQKVVKITGPGNAFVARAKKWVFGDVAIDMIAGPSEICVVADDKANPVYTAADLLSQAEHDERAAAICVTTSRQFAEELAQEVDRQLAKLDRKEIAGKSIADYGRIVLVDSLREAFDFVNELAPEHLQLMIENANEQLPYIKHAGAIFLGNYSPEALGDYIAGPNHTLPTSGTAAFSSPLGVYDFMKKSSIIQFSQAAFEEVADDIITLATAEQLTGHANSIRVRKVDQHEK from the coding sequence ATGAAAATTGTATCTTGGCAGGAATTCGAAAGTGAAAAGCGGGATTCCGGTGAACAAGTCGATCTGGAATTCGACCGGGCAGTGCTTGCGATCATCGATCAAGTGAGAGAAAACGGGGACCAGGCATTACGCGAGTATACAGAGCGTTACGATCGTGTGGAGTTGAAGGATTTCGCCGTATCGGAGGAAGAGTTCGCCGAAGCCCGCGAGCTTGTAGCAGATGATTTCGTTTCGGCACTGCAAAATGCGAAACAGCGGATTGCTGCCTATCATGAAGTCCAAAAGGAGCGTTCGTGGTTCATCAATCAAGAGAACGGAGTCATGCTCGGGCAAAAAGTAACTCCATTGGATAGCGTCGGCATTTACGTACCGGGAGGGAAAGCGGCGTATCCATCGACTGTCTTGATGAATGCCATCCCTGCTAAAATTGCGGGAGTCGGACGTATTGCCATGGTAACGCCGCCTCAATCGGACGGCAAAGTGAATCCCCATGTACTTGCCGCAGCTGAACTTGCAGGAGTCGATGTGGTGTATAAGGTGGGCGGTGCACAGGCGATCGCGGCGCTGGCCTACGGAACCGAGACCATTCAAAAAGTGGTGAAAATCACAGGTCCAGGGAATGCTTTCGTGGCCCGGGCGAAAAAATGGGTGTTCGGGGATGTCGCCATCGATATGATCGCGGGTCCAAGCGAAATCTGTGTAGTTGCGGACGATAAGGCCAATCCCGTATATACAGCGGCGGATCTGCTTTCGCAAGCGGAGCACGACGAGCGGGCGGCTGCCATTTGCGTCACAACAAGCCGGCAGTTTGCGGAGGAGCTGGCGCAGGAAGTGGACCGGCAATTGGCCAAGCTGGATCGCAAGGAGATTGCCGGAAAATCGATCGCTGATTATGGCCGTATCGTCTTAGTCGATTCCTTGCGGGAAGCTTTTGATTTTGTAAATGAATTGGCTCCAGAGCATTTGCAGCTCATGATTGAAAATGCGAACGAGCAACTTCCTTATATTAAACACGCAGGTGCAATCTTCCTCGGCAATTACTCCCCGGAAGCGTTGGGGGATTATATCGCGGGGCCGAATCATACGTTGCCGACGAGTGGGACAGCAGCCTTTTCCTCTCCGCTCGGTGTCTATGATTTCATGAAAAAATCAAGCATCATCCAGTTTTCCCAAGCAGCATTTGAGGAAGTGGCGGATGATATCATCACATTGGCGACAGCGGAACAGCTGACGGGACATGCCAATTCAATACGGGTTCGGAAGGTGGATCAGCATGAGAAGTAA
- the hisG gene encoding ATP phosphoribosyltransferase, producing the protein MEYLTVAMAKGRTADRAMKFLEKADVRFSEFTDESRKLVIFDDEQNIKLIFVKAVDVPTYVEKGAADVGIVGKDTIMEDPRDVYELLDLGFGKCKLAVAGFPGKEISGMPFLTVASKYPNAAKEYFDRNGIRTEMIKLNGSIELAPLIGMADVIVDIVETGTTLKENGLVVLEEIADISARLIVNKASYATKTERIQQFISDLKMGLEGNS; encoded by the coding sequence ATGGAATACTTAACAGTGGCAATGGCGAAAGGCCGTACAGCGGACCGGGCGATGAAATTTCTGGAAAAGGCGGATGTCCGTTTTTCCGAGTTTACCGATGAAAGCCGGAAGTTGGTCATCTTTGACGACGAACAGAATATCAAATTGATCTTCGTCAAAGCGGTGGACGTCCCGACCTATGTAGAGAAAGGGGCGGCCGACGTCGGCATTGTCGGCAAGGATACGATTATGGAAGATCCGCGGGACGTCTACGAACTGCTGGACCTCGGCTTCGGCAAGTGCAAATTGGCGGTTGCCGGTTTTCCGGGGAAGGAAATTAGCGGCATGCCATTTTTGACAGTCGCCTCGAAATACCCGAATGCGGCAAAAGAATATTTCGACCGGAACGGCATTCGCACGGAAATGATCAAATTGAACGGGTCGATTGAGCTCGCTCCATTGATCGGCATGGCGGATGTCATCGTCGATATTGTAGAGACCGGGACGACGTTGAAGGAAAACGGCTTGGTCGTGTTGGAAGAAATTGCGGATATCAGTGCACGATTGATTGTCAATAAAGCGAGTTATGCGACGAAAACGGAGCGCATCCAGCAATTCATCTCCGATTTGAAGATGGGATTGGAGGGCAATTCATGA
- the hisZ gene encoding ATP phosphoribosyltransferase regulatory subunit, which produces MYSKLISDEHEKYEQIIDTISKRFTTYGYERIKTSAFEQYDLYSKVNSSINQLEMIKVIDYTGEVLVLRPDITIPVTQELAHTIGNLSDELRYYYVQEVFRQPFEQNEKIGRTQAGIEYYCESSPEADAEVIALACHTMKDLGFADIKIEIGHAGFFNELVRNLPLKPQQISQLKTLIQAKNVVEIGPFVRNLDIDEAVKQAIEQIPFLYGNPADVSEKAKQLSLTGKMQETLDYLMDVYSILKMYGLEQYLVVDLGLINHMDYYSGIIFQGYVGRLGKPVLMGGRYDQLGNEFGATLPAIGFACEIESLVKVVPDSEQGTRYPIDVKIVYGKEQVELAIQIANELREQSMKVLSVPTDKGQSESRPSAYTVYLQQNGHELCEGDNRISFVTPAELLELLDGLKGVS; this is translated from the coding sequence TTGTATTCCAAATTAATCTCGGACGAACATGAAAAATACGAACAAATTATTGATACGATTAGTAAACGGTTCACTACATACGGCTATGAACGGATCAAAACATCGGCTTTTGAACAATACGATCTGTATTCCAAAGTGAATAGTTCCATCAATCAACTTGAGATGATTAAAGTGATTGATTATACAGGCGAGGTGCTCGTCCTGCGTCCTGATATCACTATTCCGGTCACGCAGGAACTGGCCCATACGATCGGCAATCTGTCCGACGAACTGCGGTATTATTACGTACAGGAAGTGTTCCGCCAGCCATTTGAGCAAAACGAAAAGATCGGACGCACCCAAGCCGGCATCGAGTATTACTGCGAAAGTTCACCTGAAGCGGATGCGGAAGTCATTGCGCTCGCATGCCATACGATGAAAGACTTGGGCTTCGCCGATATCAAAATCGAAATCGGCCATGCAGGGTTTTTCAATGAACTGGTACGGAATCTTCCATTGAAACCACAGCAGATCAGCCAGCTTAAGACATTGATTCAGGCGAAAAATGTGGTGGAAATCGGGCCATTTGTCCGGAATCTGGATATCGATGAAGCAGTGAAACAGGCGATCGAACAAATTCCATTCCTTTATGGAAATCCGGCCGATGTCAGCGAGAAGGCAAAACAGCTTTCCTTGACGGGCAAGATGCAGGAAACGCTCGATTATTTGATGGACGTCTATAGTATATTAAAGATGTACGGTTTGGAACAGTATCTCGTCGTCGATTTAGGTCTCATCAATCATATGGATTATTATTCGGGCATCATTTTCCAAGGGTACGTCGGACGCCTAGGGAAACCGGTTCTGATGGGCGGCCGCTACGACCAATTGGGCAATGAATTCGGGGCGACACTGCCAGCTATCGGATTTGCTTGTGAAATCGAGTCGCTCGTGAAAGTCGTCCCTGATTCGGAACAGGGGACACGTTATCCGATCGATGTCAAAATCGTCTATGGCAAGGAGCAAGTGGAGTTGGCTATCCAAATTGCCAATGAGCTCCGGGAACAATCGATGAAAGTGCTATCCGTGCCGACGGATAAAGGACAAAGCGAAAGCAGGCCAAGCGCTTATACGGTCTATTTGCAACAGAATGGACATGAACTATGTGAAGGCGATAACCGCATTTCATTCGTAACGCCAGCAGAATTGCTGGAGTTGCTTGACGGCTTGAAGGGAGTTTCATAA
- a CDS encoding histidinol-phosphatase HisJ family protein — translation MFDYHMHSSFSADCEIPMEKMIQGSIEKGVSEICFTEHIDYEYPDKDYIFDFNKKEYADTISQLQQKFDGQIRIKKGVEIGVQPHILDQYEELMNKEEFDFVICSMHTVDKKDLHFGEIFNEKSAEEAYTTYYDELLYCVKNYKRYSILGHIDLMKRYAKEKVDRDYLDVIKEIFDVIIPDGKGIELNTSGVRYGLPNGMPSDDILKLYKQCGGEILTLGSDAHKPQDIAFQFRDSLELFQSIGFNYISTFDRMEPSFHSIEGLLAKA, via the coding sequence TTGTTTGATTATCATATGCACAGTTCATTTTCCGCGGATTGCGAAATTCCGATGGAGAAGATGATTCAAGGATCGATTGAAAAAGGAGTGTCCGAAATTTGCTTCACCGAGCATATCGATTACGAATACCCGGACAAGGATTACATTTTCGATTTCAATAAGAAGGAATATGCAGATACGATTTCCCAGCTGCAACAGAAATTCGATGGGCAAATCCGCATCAAAAAAGGAGTGGAGATCGGAGTCCAGCCGCATATCCTCGACCAATATGAAGAGTTGATGAACAAGGAAGAGTTTGACTTCGTCATCTGTTCCATGCACACCGTCGATAAAAAAGACTTGCATTTCGGCGAGATTTTCAACGAGAAGTCTGCCGAAGAGGCGTATACGACGTATTACGATGAATTGCTCTATTGCGTGAAGAACTACAAACGCTATTCCATTTTGGGGCACATCGATTTGATGAAGCGCTATGCGAAAGAAAAGGTCGATCGGGACTATCTAGATGTCATCAAAGAGATTTTCGACGTCATCATCCCGGACGGCAAAGGAATCGAATTGAATACATCCGGCGTGCGCTACGGATTACCGAACGGCATGCCGAGCGACGATATTTTGAAATTGTACAAGCAATGTGGCGGCGAAATTCTCACTTTGGGGTCGGACGCCCACAAGCCACAGGACATCGCCTTCCAATTCCGCGATTCGCTCGAGTTGTTCCAGTCGATCGGGTTCAACTATATTTCGACGTTCGACAGGATGGAACCGAGCTTTCATTCCATTGAAGGTTTATTAGCGAAGGCTTGA